One Aegilops tauschii subsp. strangulata cultivar AL8/78 chromosome 7, Aet v6.0, whole genome shotgun sequence genomic window carries:
- the LOC109732254 gene encoding BTB/POZ and MATH domain-containing protein 2-like, producing MVSMKLPPPTTRSTITATTSVGTHELKVEGYSETKLLAASEHIESSKFRAAGHDFQICYYPHRHRYQKIDCNANISFFLKMAEAAASNVRVEFRFSLVSRHGGEPARFAGERRVVTFPHEHGGVEYWGLAISKKLEESLEYLGDDSFVLLCEITVVDKPVVKSDDGLAVCRCKDDLSKRRHLRNTADRASWVKDVVVKHFLRCFGI from the coding sequence ATGGTCAGCATGAAGCTTCCGCCGCCGACCACGCGCTCGACGATCACCGCCACGACGAGCGTCGGCACCCACGAGCTCAAGGTGGAGGGCTACTCCGAGACCAAGCTGCTCGCCGCCAGCGAGCACATCGAGTCCAGCAAGTTCAGGGCGGCGGGCCACGATTTTCAGATCTGCTACTATCCGCATAGGCACAGGTACCAGAAGATTGACTGCAACGCCAACATCTCCTTCTTCCTCAAGATGGCCGAGGCGGCCGCCTCGAACGTCCGCGTTGAGTTCCGGTTCAGTCTGGTCTCTCGCCACGGCGGTGAGCCTGCACGTTTTGCTGGTGAGCGCCGCGTGGTGACGTTCCCTCACGAGCACGGTGGCGTCGAGTACTGGGGCCTGGCGATCTCGAAGAAGCTTGAGGAGTCGCTGGAGTACCTGGGGGACGACTCCTTCGTACTGCTGTGTGAGATCACCGTCGTCGACAAGCCGGTCGTCAAAAGCGATGACGGCCTCGCCGTCTGCCGCTGCAAGGATGACCTGTCCAAGCGTCGTCACCTGAGAAACACGGCGGATCGCGCCTCATGGGTCAAGGACGTAGTCGTCAAGCACTTCCTTAGGTGTTTCGGCATATGA